One region of Bacillus pumilus genomic DNA includes:
- a CDS encoding SDR family NAD(P)-dependent oxidoreductase, with product MHVHVQLHQKAALVTGSTDGFGEAICLALAQAGAHVFLHTFHDESKARTICEDIQKMGGQASIIMNPLETPRDATRMLRQVIDTCGKLDILVNQAAQGTEAELDAAHPNEWMDEVETAVNTVFLSSQAAVWHMVDQKKGCIINISSSGSITGDGGISHATSNSMLNAMTKGLAREFKDKGIRVLALLPPPLHLIPNAEQIKESVAHMTVFLSTSYGAFTDGAAIMLDGGESAG from the coding sequence ATGCATGTGCACGTCCAGCTTCATCAGAAAGCGGCACTTGTGACAGGTAGCACAGATGGATTTGGAGAAGCCATCTGCCTGGCTTTAGCCCAGGCAGGTGCACATGTTTTTTTACACACATTTCATGATGAATCAAAGGCTAGAACCATTTGTGAAGACATTCAAAAAATGGGTGGTCAGGCGAGTATCATCATGAATCCGCTTGAAACGCCTCGTGATGCCACGCGTATGCTGAGACAAGTGATCGATACGTGCGGAAAACTGGATATTTTGGTCAATCAAGCAGCACAAGGAACGGAAGCGGAGCTTGACGCCGCACACCCTAATGAGTGGATGGACGAAGTGGAAACCGCTGTGAATACTGTCTTTCTTTCCAGTCAAGCTGCCGTATGGCACATGGTTGACCAGAAAAAAGGCTGCATTATTAATATATCGTCATCAGGCAGTATCACAGGTGATGGCGGGATTTCACATGCGACATCGAATTCTATGCTGAATGCCATGACAAAAGGGCTGGCGCGAGAATTTAAAGACAAAGGGATTCGGGTGCTCGCTTTATTGCCGCCGCCTCTCCATTTGATTCCTAATGCAGAGCAAATCAAGGAGTCTGTGGCCCATATGACGGTCTTTTTAAGTACATCATATGGCGCATTTACTGATGGTGCAGCGATTATGCTTGACGGGGGTGAGAGTGCTGGCTAA
- the lpdA gene encoding dihydrolipoyl dehydrogenase: protein MTKTYDLTVIGGGPGGYTAALQAAERGRKVALIEEDFLGGTCLNRGCIPSKTLLKHAEVIESIEKAKSWGIETGDMILSFDKMRKRKDDVIEKLRGGIAFLLKQGKIDVYNGRGTAVTKHRIEIEKQDGSESIETKELIIATGSTPAIPPIPGLKDISFDTSDTIFDIPDIPASVVIIGGGVIGLELACIFQSLQSKVTIIEAAPSIIPQEDEEASKLLERELKKKGIHIAKKTTVTEVTESEGVKAVHATDDKGETHIFTAERLLVCVGRRPNVSAVNQLDLQHDGPFIKVNDRMQTSAEGVYAVGDVAGGYQLAHAAMAEAAVAVSNICGVPEKMNADIMPRCIYTLPEVASVGLTEKEAKAKGLSVQTERFDLAASGKALAAGVQTGFIKLVYDTAYGEVIGATMVGPHVTEMISEASSFMYLEGTAEEMAKMIHPHPTISEGFYEAALDIVSKLRK from the coding sequence ATGACGAAAACGTATGATCTGACAGTCATTGGCGGAGGGCCTGGCGGGTATACTGCCGCCCTTCAAGCGGCTGAGCGCGGACGGAAGGTTGCTTTGATTGAGGAGGATTTTCTAGGCGGTACTTGTTTAAATCGAGGCTGTATCCCTTCAAAGACCTTGCTGAAACATGCAGAAGTCATTGAATCAATCGAGAAGGCGAAAAGCTGGGGAATCGAAACAGGTGACATGATTCTTTCCTTCGATAAAATGAGAAAGCGCAAAGATGACGTCATTGAAAAGCTCAGAGGTGGAATCGCCTTTTTATTAAAGCAAGGAAAGATTGATGTATATAACGGCAGAGGTACAGCGGTGACAAAGCATCGGATTGAGATTGAAAAACAAGATGGATCAGAATCGATTGAAACGAAAGAGTTAATCATTGCTACTGGATCTACACCAGCTATTCCGCCAATACCGGGGCTTAAAGATATTTCATTTGATACAAGTGATACAATCTTTGACATCCCAGATATTCCTGCTTCTGTCGTCATTATTGGCGGAGGCGTCATTGGTCTTGAGCTTGCTTGTATCTTCCAAAGTCTTCAATCAAAAGTCACCATTATTGAAGCGGCACCGTCCATTATCCCGCAAGAGGATGAAGAAGCATCTAAGCTGCTAGAAAGAGAACTCAAGAAAAAGGGCATCCATATCGCGAAGAAAACCACTGTGACAGAGGTGACGGAAAGCGAAGGAGTCAAAGCGGTTCATGCAACAGATGATAAAGGGGAGACGCACATCTTTACAGCGGAAAGACTGCTTGTCTGCGTTGGAAGAAGACCGAATGTATCAGCTGTTAACCAGCTTGATCTTCAGCATGATGGTCCGTTTATCAAGGTGAATGATCGGATGCAGACAAGTGCTGAAGGTGTATACGCAGTTGGGGATGTCGCCGGCGGTTATCAGCTGGCTCATGCGGCGATGGCAGAGGCTGCTGTTGCGGTCAGCAATATTTGCGGCGTGCCTGAAAAAATGAATGCTGATATTATGCCTAGATGTATTTATACATTACCAGAGGTGGCAAGTGTTGGTCTTACGGAGAAAGAGGCAAAAGCTAAAGGGCTCAGCGTACAAACTGAACGATTTGATTTAGCGGCAAGCGGTAAAGCGTTAGCGGCAGGTGTTCAAACAGGCTTTATTAAATTGGTGTACGATACAGCATATGGTGAAGTGATCGGTGCAACGATGGTTGGTCCGCATGTCACAGAAATGATTTCAGAAGCTTCTTCCTTTATGTATTTAGAAGGAACAGCAGAAGAGATGGCGAAAATGATTCATCCGCATCCGACCATCTCAGAAGGTTTTTATGAAGCAGCTCTTGATATCGTGAGTAAGCTGAGAAAATAA